The Fundidesulfovibrio magnetotacticus genome has a segment encoding these proteins:
- a CDS encoding carcinine hydrolase/isopenicillin-N N-acyltransferase family protein: MPSRLLAVLLPALLLWAGNAPACTLWALQGADVAGGGSILVKNRDFAPDHPTRFALLAPRGGYRVAAMLSVTPEGRTMVVGGVNEKGLAVVTATAGTIPRSLRLERIREGGLVGAARTLLSRCASVDEVFADKETLARLAPAFALVADARRVAVLECSGTGYALEPVPAGAFAAHTNHPELPGGPEDLRQRPDAPGSVARLERIRSLLAQASRPLVLDSAASFSRDSVAGPDQSIFRTGSKPSSPRTLGMLAVWLPPGGAAPVLLARTSNPGEPEEERRLVLDEAFWRSAPAPGGSQPFPGFGAVPAH, translated from the coding sequence ATGCCCTCACGCCTCCTCGCCGTCCTGCTGCCCGCGCTGCTGCTCTGGGCCGGAAACGCCCCGGCCTGCACCCTCTGGGCGCTCCAGGGGGCGGACGTGGCCGGGGGCGGGAGCATCCTGGTGAAAAACCGCGACTTCGCCCCGGACCACCCCACGCGCTTCGCGCTCCTCGCGCCGCGCGGGGGCTACCGCGTGGCGGCCATGCTCTCCGTAACGCCCGAGGGCCGCACCATGGTGGTGGGCGGGGTCAACGAGAAGGGGCTGGCCGTGGTCACGGCCACGGCGGGCACCATCCCCCGCTCCCTGCGGCTGGAGCGCATCCGCGAGGGAGGCCTCGTCGGCGCGGCCCGGACCCTCCTGTCGCGCTGCGCCTCCGTGGACGAGGTCTTCGCGGACAAGGAGACCCTGGCCCGCCTGGCCCCGGCCTTCGCGCTGGTGGCCGACGCGCGCCGTGTGGCCGTGCTGGAGTGCTCGGGCACGGGATATGCCCTGGAGCCCGTGCCTGCCGGGGCGTTCGCCGCGCACACGAACCACCCCGAGCTACCAGGCGGCCCGGAGGACCTGCGCCAACGCCCCGACGCTCCGGGCAGCGTTGCGCGCCTGGAGCGCATCCGCTCGCTGCTGGCCCAGGCCAGTCGGCCTCTGGTTCTGGATTCCGCCGCGTCCTTCTCCCGCGACTCGGTCGCCGGGCCGGACCAGTCCATCTTCCGCACGGGCTCCAAACCCTCCAGCCCGCGCACCCTGGGCATGCTGGCCGTCTGGCTGCCGCCGGGCGGCGCGGCCCCCGTGCTGCTGGCGCGCACCAGCAACCCCGGTGAGCCGGAGGAAGAACGCCGTCTGGTGCTGGACGAAGCCTTCTGGCGTTCCGCACCGGCCCCGGGCGGCTCGCAGCCGTTCCCGGGCTTCGGCGCGGTTCCGGCACACTGA
- a CDS encoding LutC/YkgG family protein produces the protein MFDLFKAKAEAVSAEVHRFPAKGPALDFIKETFRKEGVADAPQAYAVWVDCPFLEGVDKDALAGEFPGLTFNVTRDKAEQSRIGVTQMHWGIANTGTVAQNSTDPKERLASMLPWLHIAIVGTDAILPDLPALLETVHPKDCAYLALISGPSRTADIERVLTIGVHGPERLIIVCIDDLGGQN, from the coding sequence ATGTTCGACCTCTTCAAAGCCAAAGCCGAGGCCGTGAGCGCCGAGGTGCATCGCTTCCCGGCAAAAGGCCCCGCCCTGGACTTCATCAAGGAGACCTTCCGCAAGGAAGGCGTGGCCGACGCCCCCCAGGCCTACGCCGTGTGGGTGGACTGCCCCTTCCTGGAAGGCGTGGACAAGGACGCCCTGGCCGGCGAGTTCCCCGGCCTCACCTTCAACGTCACCCGCGACAAGGCCGAGCAGTCCCGGATTGGCGTCACCCAGATGCACTGGGGCATCGCCAACACCGGCACCGTGGCCCAGAACTCCACCGACCCCAAGGAGCGCCTGGCCTCCATGCTGCCCTGGCTGCACATCGCCATCGTGGGCACGGACGCCATCCTCCCGGACCTTCCGGCCCTGCTGGAAACCGTGCACCCCAAGGACTGCGCCTACCTGGCGCTGATCTCCGGCCCCAGCCGCACCGCCGACATCGAGCGCGTGCTGACCATCGGCGTCCACGGGCCCGAGCGCCTCATCATTGTCTGCATCGACGACCTGGGAGGGCAGAACTAA
- the ldhH gene encoding L-lactate dehydrogenase (quinone) large subunit LdhH, giving the protein MATTEFKESIDKALHDANLSGALGRFSEAYAVARAKAYEGIDFEALRGRIAAIKGYAAEHMDELAAQFTKSAEARGAKVFRANSPQQVKEYIANLCREKGVKRIVKSKSMATEEIHLNKHLQAQGVQVNETDLGEWIIQLAGQTPSHMVMPAIHMTRDEVADLFSKEVNERLTNDIPKLVKVARKELREKFLQADMGISGGNMAIAETGTIALVTNEGNARLTTSLPRIHVAVVGLEKLIPTWADAAPILVALPKSATSQQLTSYVSLITGPTQNDDGSMKEMHIILMDNRRTEMARDPIFKQALQCIRCASCLNVCPVYRLVGGHVFGKVYTGGIGTILTAWFDELKKSEDIQGLCIQCGNCKQVCPGQIDIPALILEIRRRLAKEQGQGPVQKAIFTVVNNRKLFHAMLRTASKTQGLVGAKDGFIRHLPLFLSGLADFRSLPAIADKPFRDVFDTIRQPALQKKVAFYSGCLIDFAYPEMGEKLVRLFNKAGYNVTFPKEQTCCGAPARYNGAYEVAAGNATDNIKALLSDDVEYVISACPTCTGALKHEFIETYESLGQRDMLPKARRLATKTVDFSTFVKQLVDEGKLSFKEGQTLGSITYHDSCHLKRTLHAEKEPRELLTKAGYEIKEMFECDMCCGMGGSYSLKFPEISKPMLTRKLANIKATGTSTVAMDCPGCVMQIKGGFDKDGTRVTVKHTVELLADQLK; this is encoded by the coding sequence ATGGCCACCACCGAATTCAAGGAATCCATCGACAAGGCCCTCCACGACGCCAACCTGAGCGGCGCGCTGGGCCGCTTCTCCGAGGCCTACGCCGTGGCCCGGGCCAAGGCCTACGAGGGCATCGACTTCGAAGCCCTGCGCGGACGCATCGCCGCCATCAAGGGCTACGCCGCCGAGCACATGGACGAGCTGGCCGCCCAGTTCACCAAGTCCGCCGAGGCGCGCGGGGCCAAAGTGTTTCGCGCCAACTCCCCCCAGCAGGTGAAGGAGTACATCGCCAACCTCTGCCGCGAGAAGGGCGTCAAGCGCATCGTCAAATCCAAGTCCATGGCCACCGAGGAAATCCACCTCAACAAGCACCTCCAGGCCCAGGGCGTGCAGGTCAACGAGACCGACCTTGGCGAGTGGATCATCCAGCTGGCCGGACAGACCCCCTCCCACATGGTCATGCCCGCCATCCACATGACCCGCGACGAGGTGGCCGACCTCTTCAGCAAGGAAGTCAACGAGCGCCTCACCAACGACATCCCCAAGCTCGTCAAGGTGGCCCGCAAGGAGCTGCGCGAAAAGTTCCTCCAGGCCGACATGGGCATCTCCGGCGGCAACATGGCCATCGCCGAAACCGGCACCATCGCCCTGGTGACCAACGAGGGCAACGCCCGCCTGACCACCAGCCTGCCCAGGATCCACGTGGCCGTGGTTGGCCTGGAAAAGCTCATCCCCACCTGGGCCGACGCCGCGCCCATCCTGGTGGCCCTGCCCAAGAGCGCCACCAGCCAGCAGCTCACCAGCTACGTGAGCCTGATCACCGGCCCCACCCAGAACGACGACGGCTCCATGAAGGAGATGCACATCATCCTCATGGACAACCGCCGCACCGAGATGGCCCGCGACCCCATCTTCAAGCAGGCTCTCCAGTGCATCCGCTGCGCCTCCTGCCTCAACGTGTGCCCGGTCTACCGCCTGGTGGGCGGCCACGTGTTCGGCAAGGTGTACACCGGCGGCATCGGCACCATCCTCACGGCCTGGTTCGACGAACTCAAGAAGAGCGAGGACATCCAGGGCCTGTGCATCCAGTGCGGCAACTGCAAGCAGGTCTGCCCCGGCCAGATCGACATCCCGGCGCTCATCCTGGAGATTCGCCGCAGGCTGGCCAAGGAGCAGGGCCAGGGTCCGGTGCAGAAGGCCATCTTCACCGTGGTGAACAACCGCAAGCTGTTCCACGCCATGCTGCGCACGGCCTCCAAGACCCAGGGCCTCGTGGGCGCCAAGGACGGCTTCATCCGCCACCTGCCGCTCTTCCTCTCCGGCCTGGCGGACTTCCGCAGCCTCCCGGCCATCGCGGACAAGCCCTTCCGCGACGTGTTCGACACCATCCGCCAGCCCGCCCTGCAGAAGAAGGTGGCCTTCTACTCCGGCTGCCTCATCGACTTCGCCTATCCCGAGATGGGCGAAAAGCTCGTGCGCCTGTTCAACAAGGCCGGCTACAACGTCACCTTCCCCAAGGAGCAGACCTGCTGCGGCGCGCCCGCGCGCTACAACGGTGCCTACGAGGTGGCCGCCGGAAACGCCACGGACAACATCAAGGCCCTGCTCTCCGACGACGTGGAATACGTGATCAGCGCCTGCCCCACCTGCACCGGCGCGCTCAAGCACGAGTTCATCGAAACCTACGAGAGCCTGGGACAGCGCGACATGCTCCCCAAGGCCCGCCGCCTGGCCACCAAGACCGTGGACTTCTCCACCTTCGTCAAGCAGCTGGTGGACGAGGGCAAGCTCTCCTTCAAGGAAGGCCAGACCCTGGGAAGCATCACCTACCACGACTCCTGCCACCTCAAGCGCACGCTCCACGCCGAAAAGGAGCCCCGCGAACTCTTGACCAAGGCCGGTTATGAGATCAAGGAGATGTTCGAGTGCGACATGTGCTGCGGCATGGGCGGCTCGTATTCGCTCAAGTTCCCCGAGATCTCCAAGCCCATGCTCACCCGCAAGCTCGCCAACATCAAGGCCACCGGGACCTCCACCGTGGCCATGGACTGCCCCGGCTGCGTCATGCAGATCAAGGGCGGCTTCGACAAGGACGGAACCCGCGTGACCGTGAAGCACACCGTGGAGCTTCTGGCCGACCAGTTGAAGTAG
- a CDS encoding efflux transporter outer membrane subunit yields MRRALALLLAASLLQGCVSAGPDHVRPRLDSPERFSAPRQTPDAPLDGLEQAAWWKRFNDPLLDQLMAEALAQSPDTAQAKARVAQARAVTDQARAARLPGLSLGTSSASSFSDPAATDAQAVQGTPDLAASTVYTAGFTASWELDLFGGLRRAEEAARADAQASEEDARAVTLALLADVATGYVSLRSAQARLEVARQAARSRRDNADITRERFRVGLSSHLDVSQAETQQASADAEIPSLEAQARQSVHRLSVLCGQAPGALLERLSPAAPLPDPGGSYAPGLPSQLLERRPDLRRAERRVAAASARIGVAAAAQYPSIDLTMGLGVQGNVLSRFLGLANWYWSVLPALAAPVLDGGKARAQVRARRAAWEESLAAYRQAYHTALEEVENALTTVHAENRRKADLLRARTAAADALELARERYRKGLTSFLDVLTGEKALLEASESLVKCRAAEIAGLIALYKALGGGWDAEGMPGNSGNP; encoded by the coding sequence GTGAGGCGCGCCCTCGCCCTGCTCCTCGCGGCGTCGCTCCTGCAGGGCTGCGTGAGCGCCGGGCCAGACCACGTGCGGCCCCGCCTGGACTCCCCGGAGCGTTTCAGCGCGCCGCGCCAGACGCCGGACGCCCCCCTGGACGGGCTGGAGCAGGCCGCCTGGTGGAAGCGCTTCAACGACCCGCTCCTGGACCAGCTCATGGCCGAGGCCTTGGCCCAAAGCCCGGACACGGCCCAGGCCAAGGCCCGCGTGGCCCAGGCCCGGGCCGTCACGGACCAGGCGCGGGCCGCGAGGCTCCCGGGGCTCTCCCTGGGCACGTCCTCCGCGTCCAGCTTCTCGGACCCGGCCGCCACCGACGCCCAGGCCGTCCAGGGCACGCCGGACCTGGCCGCCTCCACGGTCTACACGGCCGGGTTCACGGCCTCCTGGGAGCTGGACCTCTTCGGCGGCCTGCGCCGCGCCGAGGAAGCCGCCCGGGCGGACGCCCAGGCCTCCGAGGAGGACGCCCGCGCCGTGACGCTGGCGCTCCTGGCCGACGTGGCCACGGGATACGTCTCCCTGCGCTCGGCCCAGGCCCGCCTCGAGGTGGCCCGCCAGGCCGCCCGCTCGCGCCGCGACAACGCCGACATCACCCGGGAGCGTTTCCGGGTGGGCCTCTCCAGCCACCTGGACGTGTCCCAGGCCGAAACCCAACAGGCCTCGGCCGACGCCGAAATCCCCTCCCTGGAGGCCCAGGCCCGCCAGAGCGTGCACCGTCTGTCCGTGCTTTGCGGCCAGGCGCCGGGGGCGCTGCTGGAGCGCCTGTCCCCTGCCGCCCCGCTCCCAGACCCGGGCGGATCCTACGCCCCGGGCCTGCCCTCGCAGCTCCTGGAGCGCCGCCCGGACCTGCGCCGGGCCGAACGCCGCGTGGCGGCCGCCAGCGCGCGCATCGGCGTGGCGGCCGCCGCCCAATACCCTTCCATCGACCTGACCATGGGCCTTGGCGTGCAGGGCAACGTGCTCTCGCGCTTTCTGGGGCTGGCCAACTGGTATTGGAGCGTGCTCCCGGCCCTGGCCGCCCCCGTGCTGGACGGGGGCAAGGCCCGCGCCCAGGTGCGCGCCCGGCGCGCGGCCTGGGAGGAGTCCCTGGCGGCCTACCGGCAGGCCTACCACACGGCCCTGGAGGAGGTGGAGAACGCCCTCACGACCGTGCATGCCGAGAACAGGCGTAAGGCGGACCTGCTCCGCGCCCGGACGGCCGCCGCAGACGCCCTGGAGCTGGCGCGGGAGCGCTACCGCAAGGGACTCACCAGCTTCCTGGACGTGCTCACGGGGGAGAAGGCCCTACTGGAGGCCAGCGAGAGCCTCGTCAAATGCCGCGCGGCGGAGATTGCGGGCCTTATCGCCCTCTACAAGGCCCTGGGGGGCGGCTGGGACGCCGAGGGCATGCCTGGAAACAGTGGGAATCCATGA
- a CDS encoding efflux RND transporter periplasmic adaptor subunit — MKPRALLLPALALAGLLLAVTTALRGQAPRQEARPAALPPRAPFEAYIGGAGLVEAASRNIAVGAHVPGVVSRVAVRVGDKVEAGRTLFEIDPREARAELAVKRADLEKARAALGEAKASLDDYRAQFSMVSGVRDRRAVSSDEVEKRRNALALAKARLESAQAAVAAADAAVAAAATALERLTVRAPITGEVLQVNVRPGEFAATGSLSTPLMLLGDLSRLHVRVDLDENDAWRFAAGARGVAALRGNRDRRAELRFEYLEPCLTAKTSLTGSSTERVDTRVLQAVYSVDPAQLPCYVGQQVDVFIEDRAAAQAGGDGS; from the coding sequence ATGAAACCCCGCGCCCTGCTGCTCCCGGCCCTGGCCCTGGCGGGCCTGCTGCTGGCCGTTACCACGGCCCTGCGCGGCCAGGCCCCCCGCCAGGAGGCGCGCCCCGCCGCCCTCCCCCCCCGCGCGCCCTTCGAGGCCTACATCGGCGGGGCCGGGCTGGTGGAGGCCGCATCCCGGAACATCGCCGTGGGCGCGCACGTGCCGGGGGTGGTCTCCCGGGTGGCCGTGCGCGTGGGCGACAAAGTGGAGGCGGGCCGGACGCTCTTCGAGATCGACCCCCGCGAGGCCCGGGCCGAGCTGGCCGTGAAGCGGGCCGACCTGGAAAAGGCCCGGGCCGCCCTGGGTGAGGCCAAGGCATCCCTGGACGACTACCGCGCGCAGTTCTCCATGGTCTCCGGCGTGCGCGACCGCCGGGCCGTGAGCTCCGACGAGGTGGAGAAACGCCGCAACGCCCTGGCCCTGGCCAAGGCCAGGCTGGAGAGCGCCCAGGCGGCGGTCGCGGCCGCCGATGCGGCGGTAGCGGCGGCGGCCACCGCCCTGGAACGCCTGACCGTGCGCGCCCCCATCACCGGGGAGGTGCTCCAGGTGAACGTTCGCCCCGGAGAGTTCGCGGCCACGGGGAGCCTCTCCACGCCGCTCATGCTCCTGGGCGACCTCTCGCGCCTGCACGTGCGCGTGGACCTCGACGAAAACGACGCCTGGCGCTTCGCCGCCGGAGCGCGCGGCGTGGCCGCCCTGCGCGGCAACCGCGACCGCCGGGCCGAGCTGCGCTTCGAGTATCTGGAGCCCTGCCTCACGGCCAAGACCTCGCTCACCGGAAGCAGCACCGAACGCGTTGACACCCGCGTGCTCCAGGCGGTCTACAGCGTGGACCCGGCCCAGCTGCCCTGCTACGTGGGCCAGCAGGTGGACGTGTTCATCGAGGACCGCGCGGCGGCCCAGGCAGGGGGGGATGGCTCGTGA
- a CDS encoding ABC transporter ATP-binding protein: protein MSGAMTDAQAAVRCRGLVKSYGEGAARAQALRGVDLDVRRGELFMLVGPSGCGKTTLISVMAGILNQDEGACQLLGQDLAALSPRERTAFRGRNIGFVFQAFNLLPALSVAENVGLPLLIAGVPRVRALQEACRMLESVGLAGLDARSPRDLSGGQQQRVAIARALVHSPGLVVCDEPTSALDHAAGQSVMELLKNLATGGGCSLVIVTHDPRVFGYADRMAHMDDGRILRVEVPASAQGVTP, encoded by the coding sequence GTGAGCGGCGCGATGACGGACGCCCAGGCCGCCGTGCGCTGCCGGGGGCTGGTCAAATCCTACGGCGAGGGCGCGGCCCGCGCACAGGCCCTGCGCGGCGTGGACCTGGACGTGCGCCGGGGCGAGCTTTTCATGCTGGTGGGGCCTTCCGGATGCGGCAAAACCACCCTCATTTCCGTGATGGCCGGCATCCTCAACCAGGACGAAGGGGCCTGCCAGCTGCTGGGGCAGGACCTTGCCGCCCTCTCGCCCCGCGAGCGCACCGCCTTCCGGGGGCGCAACATCGGCTTCGTGTTCCAGGCCTTCAACCTGCTTCCGGCCTTGAGCGTGGCCGAGAACGTCGGCCTGCCCCTGCTCATCGCCGGTGTCCCCCGCGTGCGTGCCCTGCAGGAGGCCTGCCGCATGCTGGAGTCCGTGGGCCTGGCCGGGCTCGACGCCCGAAGCCCCCGAGACCTCTCGGGCGGGCAGCAGCAGCGCGTGGCCATAGCCCGCGCCCTGGTCCACTCCCCCGGGCTGGTGGTCTGCGACGAGCCCACCAGCGCCTTGGACCACGCCGCGGGCCAGTCCGTGATGGAGCTGCTCAAGAACCTCGCCACGGGCGGCGGTTGTTCGCTCGTCATCGTAACCCACGACCCGCGCGTGTTCGGCTACGCCGACCGCATGGCCCACATGGACGACGGGCGCATCCTGCGCGTGGAGGTTCCCGCGTCCGCACAAGGAGTCACCCCATGA
- a CDS encoding ABC transporter permease yields MLRIALTMLLGDKAKYLGIVTAIALSSVIMIQQPAMLADMLAQTTGAITDIGLPDIWVMDPSVRSAEENRALRDTQLHRVRGVRGVDWAVPFFRGGQKVRLEDGETTQAQLKGLDDATLIGGPPGMVQGRLEDLRIPDAVVVDEAGAKGRLAVRLPQGGTRPLGVGDVLELNERRAVVVGVARSTPSFMSQPVLFTTYTRAKTYAVSERKLLSFVLAKARLGEAPEAVARRIERETGLKAYSSEEFKEVSLEHILKHTNMLMNLGFVVLIGFAVGAAVTGQVFYNFTLDNLRHFGVLKAMGASDAALTGMILVQALLAGFVGFGLGAGASVLQVAAAAGGMGPQPKITWHILAGSGAAVLLIVCLAALVSIRKVRRLEPGAVFKP; encoded by the coding sequence ATGCTGCGCATCGCCCTCACCATGCTTCTCGGAGACAAGGCCAAATACCTGGGCATTGTCACCGCCATCGCCCTGTCCTCGGTGATCATGATCCAGCAGCCCGCCATGCTGGCCGACATGCTGGCCCAGACCACCGGGGCCATCACGGACATCGGCCTGCCCGACATCTGGGTCATGGACCCCTCCGTGCGCTCCGCCGAGGAGAACCGCGCCCTGCGGGACACCCAGCTCCACCGGGTGCGCGGCGTGCGCGGCGTGGACTGGGCCGTTCCCTTTTTCCGGGGCGGCCAGAAGGTGCGCCTGGAAGACGGCGAGACCACCCAGGCGCAGCTCAAAGGACTCGACGACGCCACGCTCATCGGCGGGCCTCCGGGAATGGTCCAGGGCCGCCTGGAAGACCTGCGCATCCCAGACGCCGTGGTGGTGGACGAGGCCGGGGCCAAGGGCCGCCTCGCCGTGCGCCTGCCGCAAGGCGGGACGCGACCCCTGGGCGTGGGCGACGTGCTGGAGCTCAACGAGCGCCGGGCCGTGGTGGTGGGTGTGGCCCGCTCCACGCCGAGTTTCATGTCCCAGCCCGTGCTCTTCACCACCTACACCCGCGCCAAGACCTACGCCGTGAGCGAACGCAAGCTCCTCTCCTTCGTGCTGGCCAAGGCCCGCCTGGGCGAAGCGCCCGAGGCCGTGGCCCGGCGCATCGAGCGAGAAACCGGGCTCAAGGCCTATTCCTCCGAGGAATTCAAGGAGGTCTCCCTGGAGCACATCCTCAAGCACACCAACATGCTCATGAACCTGGGCTTCGTGGTGCTCATCGGCTTCGCGGTAGGCGCGGCCGTCACGGGGCAGGTGTTCTACAACTTCACCCTGGACAACCTGCGCCACTTCGGCGTGCTCAAGGCCATGGGCGCTTCGGATGCGGCACTGACGGGCATGATCCTGGTCCAGGCGCTCTTGGCGGGCTTCGTGGGCTTCGGCCTGGGCGCGGGGGCAAGCGTGCTCCAGGTGGCGGCGGCCGCCGGGGGCATGGGGCCGCAGCCCAAGATCACCTGGCACATCCTGGCGGGCAGCGGCGCGGCGGTGCTGCTGATCGTGTGCCTGGCGGCCCTGGTCAGCATCCGCAAGGTGCGCAGGCTTGAGCCGGGCGCGGTTTTCAAGCCGTGA